The Proteus terrae subsp. cibarius genome contains the following window.
GCCAATAATCCAACCAGTACATCCGCTTCTTCGTCATAGTCCTCAACGATTTCAAACGGATTTAAGCAAATGCCACTGTCCCGCCCGAACTGTAAGAACTCACCGTCATAGACTTCACACAGCTTTTCATAAGAGCGGCCAACATCAATCACCCAGCATTGCCCGCCTTCTGATAAGTAGGAGGAGATGATTTCGTTCACCAGGAAAGACTTGCCCGACCCCGATTGCGCTGCTATGCAACAGTTGTAATTACTGCCCGAGTCATAAAGGGACACACTCATGATCTGGCCATTACGGGAAACAAAGTTAATCACTGGCGTGCCCGTGCCTTTCCAATCCGCAAACAAAGGCAACAGAGGGATCACATGTCGTGTCGCCATAGTCTTGAATCGAAACAAGTCGTTCATCGCCTGGCGGTCAGCACCAAATGGCAGGGCATTCAGAAAAATGGGCAAACAGAAGTACTTGTCTTCCATCAGCTCAAATCCGAGTTCTTTGAAGTAAGTTCGAGCATTTGAAACAGAGCTGATGGACGCATCTTCCGTTGGTGAAAACAGCGTTAAGGTCATATTTGCCCGAATAGGGCGATCACCTTCTTGCAAGGCTTCAAAAAGAACATCAAATCCCTTTTTCTTGGCTGCAAGCACCGGCACAAACTTGAGCATCGGGCCATAAGCCTGATTGACCGCCCATTGACGCTTCGTCTCTAAACGAGATCGCATCGCCTCGGCTGAAGGAAAGTGAATGGTGACATTCAGCAAAAAGCTCCCGCGTAAACCGCGACTGCCCGTCATCATATCGCCCGCAAAACTTGCGGCATGGCCAAACCAGATCCGCTCAGGCAGGCGCTTAAACGATAGGGTTTTAACTCGGTAATCACCCAGCATCAGACCTTGACTATCCACTTTGATACCCCGGTCATAATCCAACACTTGCTCTCGAAGTGGCTTATCTGCCTCACTGCGGATTGGTGATGGATTACGCCAGGAAGCATCTTTTCCCCAGTTAAGCTGCGCACTTAATGCCGAGAGCCAGTTTCGGTCAGTCATCTCAGTAACGCGAAAACCAACCGTTGCCAGCGCTTGAGAGAAAGAAGCCCGAAGCGCGGATGCTCTACTCAACTCACGCTCCGTCGGTATAGGATTTTCCAAAGGCAATTTGCAGGTGACGATCAGTTGAAAGTTGCGTACCTGAGTCTGGGTCGATTCTTCTATCGGTTGAACCGTACCCCCATCGAGAAAATCCGCACGTTTGCGTATCGACGCCCTAAGCAATGGATCGGATTGACGATGCCGTAAGCCCATCATGCGCTGAAGGTCGGTTTGAATATCAGGGGATGCGTACAGACCAAATTGCAGCAAAGTGTCTTTTGGCCAGTCGTTGTTGAGTAGAACATTAACCCTGTCTGCAACAGACTCATCACCACCCGGCAATGGGTCACATAGAAAACCAAAGCCAACACTCTGGTCTTCCATGAAAAACAGTTGCTCATCGTCTGAATAGGCCAATACTGGCAATAGCTCAGAAGCGCGTTGCCCTGAATAAAGAGAGGCTTTCATTAACGCCCCTCCAACCAAGCAGAAAGATCATAAGGACGGCCTCGGCTGATGCGACCATCATTGGCGACGATGAAAGGCACACCTTGAATGCCCAGGATTTGAGCCGTCACCAGGGTACGCTGCATTGGCTCTAAGTTGCAGGCATCATCCTGTTCTAGGTTACCAATCCGGCCATTGAGCAATGCATCGGTGGCCGCTTTCTTGTCACGCGCACAGCCAAGCTGGCGAACCTGACGCTCTGAATCAGGACCAAGCACTGGCACAGGGAGAATTTGGAAGGTGTATTCTTTGGTTAACGGTAAGGCTTGCTTCAAAAGCTCATGGCAGTGCGGGCATCGTGGATCAACAAAGACCACCACTTTCTTTTTGCCTTCGCCCAGCGTCAGTGGGTTCAAATCATCCATTTTTAAGCCAAGACGACTTAAGTCCAGCGTGTTTCCCGCTTCACGAATCTCTTCAAGGCTGGTAAGCGGCTTTTTCGACCAGGCATCATAGAGCGTGCCATCAATGACGAACCGGCCACTGTCTGACATGAAAACAATACGGCCATTGCTTTCGACCGCTTTCATACCCGTGACAGGTAAAGAAACCATGCCGTCAATTTTGCCAACGGGCGACACTTCA
Protein-coding sequences here:
- the traC gene encoding type IV secretion system protein TraC, translated to MKASLYSGQRASELLPVLAYSDDEQLFFMEDQSVGFGFLCDPLPGGDESVADRVNVLLNNDWPKDTLLQFGLYASPDIQTDLQRMMGLRHRQSDPLLRASIRKRADFLDGGTVQPIEESTQTQVRNFQLIVTCKLPLENPIPTERELSRASALRASFSQALATVGFRVTEMTDRNWLSALSAQLNWGKDASWRNPSPIRSEADKPLREQVLDYDRGIKVDSQGLMLGDYRVKTLSFKRLPERIWFGHAASFAGDMMTGSRGLRGSFLLNVTIHFPSAEAMRSRLETKRQWAVNQAYGPMLKFVPVLAAKKKGFDVLFEALQEGDRPIRANMTLTLFSPTEDASISSVSNARTYFKELGFELMEDKYFCLPIFLNALPFGADRQAMNDLFRFKTMATRHVIPLLPLFADWKGTGTPVINFVSRNGQIMSVSLYDSGSNYNCCIAAQSGSGKSFLVNEIISSYLSEGGQCWVIDVGRSYEKLCEVYDGEFLQFGRDSGICLNPFEIVEDYDEEADVLVGLLAAMAAPTQSLTDFQMANLKRQTRELWEKKGRAMLVDDVAEALKNHEDRRVQDVGEQLYPFTTQGEYGRFFNGHNNIRFKNRFTVLELEELKGRKHLQQVVLLQLIYQIQQEMYLGERDRRKIVFIDEAWDLLTQGDVGKFIETGYRRFRKYGGSAVTVTQSVNDLYDSPTGKAIAENSANMYLLGQKAETINALKKEGRLPLGEGGYEYLKTVHTVTGVYSEIFFITEMGTGIGRLIVDPFHKLLYSSRAEDVNAIKQLTRKGLSVADAISQLLKERGYE
- a CDS encoding DsbC family protein, which translates into the protein MRKLSPIILALALSPLVQAEPVSEVSPVGKIDGMVSLPVTGMKAVESNGRIVFMSDSGRFVIDGTLYDAWSKKPLTSLEEIREAGNTLDLSRLGLKMDDLNPLTLGEGKKKVVVFVDPRCPHCHELLKQALPLTKEYTFQILPVPVLGPDSERQVRQLGCARDKKAATDALLNGRIGNLEQDDACNLEPMQRTLVTAQILGIQGVPFIVANDGRISRGRPYDLSAWLEGR